CTTTTTAGTTTAGATTGAATATATCTACTTTTACAGACCACACAGgctttacatgtttgtacatattttaatgtatcaATCCAAGCTTGTACACATGATTTGCTTTCTTGCAGACAGTACAGATAGAGGCATTCAAGAGGTTCACTACTCTATGGCACCTTACGAGGACCAGAAAAACTGATGTCATTCCAGGAAAACCTCATAGGACTTTCACCAGGTTTGATATATGGGACAGCAGTcgtatgaaattgataaaaccAAGTACATGTCACTATATATTTGTGTCTTTTTGTTCAGAGTAAAAATACAAGATCAGACTGTTTAGCTTGTGTTGATAGGCCTGGTCTGGACTAAGCCTTATAAATCCGGACTGTATctttaccatgcattataggattttcaaaaatctTTCCATGGAGGTTAACCATGCTGAGGCGAAGTTTCacaggtacatgtattgttCAACTCCATGTTATTTTGTGTTGCAATTGCATGGTAGAGCattatgtctgtgtcaaaggctcTAACAACGGGGTTGACATGTTGCCATTTGGCTTCTAGTGTTGATATCCAATACATAGAgctatttataaatttaaaaaaatgttctgtcgtaatcaatatgttcatatcGCCCTAGGTCTATGTTTGTGTTGCTGGACGCTTTGAAGGATGAGACAAGCCCGCTGAAGGTTCTGGCCACCACCTGGCTGAGCCACGTTCTCCAGCAGGGGGACATTAGCCGGGTCATGGAGCCCCTCCTTCAGATGCTTTTACACCCAGACACTGCCAGGTAACACTCCCTTGTCACCCACTCTTACAACCCCCTAGTGTCCCCCCTATCCCCCATCAGGGAGATGTTAATTGAGTCTTGGAGCCCCTCATGCATACAATGCAAGGTAACAGACACCCATAAGGTCATAACCAAATTCATCATGTTTAATATCAGGTTTTGAATTTTTAGGCAATTAAAAACTCAAACAGACATCAAGAAATAACATGCACATTATCCTCAACTTCTTTAAGGTACTACAGGCGCTTGGAAAAGCATTCTGGCATtatggaattttaaaacaaatttatattctGTACTTGTAACTCATATATTTCTAAAgcaaatttttttttgtgaaaaccTATCATCCAGATGACActtaatgttaattaatatgGTATGGCCTAATAATTATATGTGGCCCTTCCATGAGGCCTTTTCACACATAAGGGTATGTAATgttgtgaatgttttttaaggCTTATTATGTACAAGTACAAAGAATGCTGCCTTCCAAtaactttgattttttgtaagTACATATAATTTCAATATGATTAGATAACTACTTCGCAAACGTTTTCTTAACTGTTAATTGTGAATTTCAGGGTGTCTGTTCAGCATGTTAACATTCACCAGCCTAGGAAAGTTCACCTGTCTGAAAGCAATGATGACACATCTGAAGCAAACATCTATGCAATAAGTAGCGAAGGAGGCAACGTCATTTATCATGTGAGCACACCAAAAACCATCGCTAAAAAGTCATCAACAGACGAACTAAAATCATATGCCCTGACTTTCCTTTGTGAGAAGGGCACACATACTGCCCCATCTAGGTCCAGATCTGAGCAAGAACTCCACTTTGACAAAGTAGATCCAAGTAACTTGAGTCTGAAGATAAATCCATTTGGGTCTGAGAGCTCCATTGATAACTTGATGCTTGATTTCTTGCCAGCGGCAAGTTCAAAAGAAGGTGAAATTTCAAGAGCTAAAAGGCTGGATAAGGAGACTTGTTCTAGGGAGGGTATTTCTTTCAATGTGCAAGATGAAAGCTCAAAAGATGTTAGTGAGGATGAGCAAGGGAGAGATAGTTCAGTAACGAGTTCGGTTGAAAACATTGCCAAAGATATTGTTGACAGCATTATTAAGACTGTTGTTCACCCAGATGAAAATGAGAACACAATCTCAAacgtaaacacaattttaaaagaagATGTTAAACAAGAAAACACCAGGGATAAGTGTAAAACAGATGCTGTAAATGAAGTTAAGAAATCTGAATCTGAATCAAGGATTGGTTCCCCAAGAAAGGTCATCCAGAGAACAGAAAGTGTGACATCGAGCAATGCAGGGGACCATGAGCTCCTGAACCGtgtacagaaacaaagagtggaCTCCCCCACCCCCAGTGAGAAGGACACACCCATGTATCAGGAGCTGGAGAGAGACACCACCAATATCCATACTCTCCACATGCACATTTTGCTGTATACCCAGAAGTATGACTATGAAAGAACTTTGTATGCACTGTCAACATTGAAGGCAATGTTAGCAGCTTGTCCCAGGATGCTTGTCACTTCTCTTGTTACTACAAATATCAGCTCTTTAAAAGCACCACAGCTTGCTAAACTACAACTTTTGTTAGCTAGGCACAGAAAATCTGTATTTGGAAAGAGTTTCTTTGGAGAAATACCGTCAGAAACCATGTCTACTTACAGAAGTAGCATGTTCATAGAAGTTCTGATCTCTGTGTGTCTATACTTTGTTCGTGGTTATTATCCTAACTTGATGATGAGTAAGCTGTCATGTGATGAGTTGCTAGGCAACAAACAGGTGCACATTCTGGCAGCTGAAACCTTGACCTTGATGATGTCTGAAGTGGCATCCATAATGAAGGACTCTGGGAAGAACTTTGTCTCCTATATTGGTGACTTGTTTCAGAGATGTAAAGTCCAGAAGGCCTTGCTTCACTGTGTGCTTGCTGTGATATACAATGCAAGAAAGAGGAAGGATTCTGAAGCAGGCTTTAAGTTCACTGAAGCTGTGGTGACATTTAATGAAGATCAGCTGCAACCAGCTGTGAATGAAGCTTTCCTTGTAAAACTATTAGATTTACTGGTTGTGATGGTAACAGTAGAAGAGCAGATTGGAAAATACCAAAGTGTGAGCGAGTCTACCCCAGCATCAGAATGGGACAGGCTAAAAGTTAGCTACCAGCCATCCCTAAACAATGTCAGATATACCTTGGGACATCCCATTGTCCAGCAGGGGATGTTTGTGTCTGGATTGCTGAGCGCTCTGAAGCAAACACACATGTGTCACCTGCACCGACACTGGGTTGGGTTGGTGACGGCAACTCTCCCCCGTATGGGTCGGTACCTACCTGGAATTGTGATGACCGTAGTCGCCCAGCTGTGCAGAAACATAGAGGCCCTTGCTGTTCACTACGAAACTGATGGGAAAGGAAGGTAGGTGTGTCTGGTGGgaatgattatttattaaagtCCCATAAccgtttaatttatttatttaaatgttattcttttctgaaaaataatatatacatcaagGGGATAAACTAAGACATGAACATAGttctaaaaatataatgatCAAACAGTAAAGATGAAAAAGAGCATGACCATATCCTTAACATCACTGTGCACATATACTCTGAGAAGGATTTATGTAagatataaatgcaatttaaaaattgtCGGCATTGCAGGTTGATTGAGAATACTGAAAAACAAAGTAATCATGTTTGTCAGCACTTTTAGCTATAAGGTAGTTGGGTAATTTGAAGCTTTCATGAGGCCTAATTCAACCTgttttttattccaaaatataaacaaatgttcttGTCATAGCCAAGAATGCCCCCATTAAATACATTAAGTGACAAACTATGAGTATATTGTTCTTGGTATCATCTGTGATTGttagaacattttaaatacatatcttTTTTCTTTACATATATCTGTtccagttttaaaaaatacttgtaCATACCCCTGTTTTTAGCAGTGGTGATCAGCGTATGTGTATGATAAAAGGATATATGTGGTATTTCTGAATACATTTGTAATCCTTTAATCTATTATCTTGATCATTTCAGCACTTCCCTAGAGAACATTCCACCAGACCATATTCTCACCATGCTAGAAGGCCTGATGTCCCTGTGTCACTACTGCCTACTGGACAATGTATCCCCAGTTTCCATTGGTCAGCAGACTCCCTCCTCTGCCAATAACAATGCAGCTAACGCTGCAGGCACCAACATATTGTCCAATCTTTTCCATGTCTTCAATCCAGTGAACAGCAGGGTAGGTGCACTTTGGATTATGGAAGTACAAACTTCAATGTATTGTAGACTAGATGGCTGTATATGCATTGACCATGTACATTGTTCATTGTTAAATCAGTAAACCTAAGTAATCAATTTAAGATATCAAGGAAGTGTAGATTACTGTGTAGTGGATCACACTTGTTGATTTACCTGTTttcaaatacagtaaaactgcggtcattcgaacaagcggtcgttcgagaaccggcgttccctcgaggtcggagcttggtcccgaactttttcccttctattttcatataaaatatacctacgctgcatcgacACCTACTTATGTCGAGAACTCGAGCAATAttctcggtcccaagtacacataTCATgtacaaaaccttatggctctttgaagtcataatttcacactttttcccgaacgcgagttgcaaaataaacaaacaattgctaggtattTAAATTTTCGcaattgtaaaaattgcaatgacagttgaaaggcaattgatgagatgtgaaaaaccgtttaacactgttaacgcatgaccgatattagttgatatgtgcattttagaagataattatgagaagttaatgatgagaagttaattgtgagaaatgtacatgagtaataaaaatatgaataaactctaccatatcgatccaacatcggaatctctgaaaataattcctttttgtcactgctttgcaatatggccattttgtaaaaaaaaaaattgattttttgattaattgatatttcttttacattttatattagtAAATATATAGTAAACAACGGCTTTTGAACATATTTGCGATATTCACAACGCagcacataatcggtgtcttaatAAACAGACTACTTCATACTTttaatacactgaaatatatttcataacagactggagaattgaaaatcaggtcgttcgaaacatcggttccctcgaggttgaGGCTTGGTCCccggcgacctcgagcgatcgcagttttactgtagatGGTTCTGTAGTAACCAttgataaatattcatttagtaaatattaatttatctCCACACTAGGAGACGAGCCCCCAGCGTGAGATAGGTGTGGTATCCCCGGTGATGGACGCGAGAAACAACATCCTCAGTGTGATGCCCCGCATCATGGCCTGTCTCACCGCTCTCTGGCGTGCTGTCAACATCGTGGACAAGCATGACGAGTGGTCCACGCTTACCCTCGGAGCTCCAAAAGTATGTACTTTTAAAATGTAGAGCAAAAACCGTTGAAAATTACATctgaaatattgacaatagtAAAAAAAGGTGATATTCTTAATGTTGACTATCCACTATTATTATGCCCctcttcgaagaagaggggtatattgctttgcacaggcatgtcggtatgtcggtcggtccgtccgtccgtcggtagaccaaagcttgtcccgagtgataactcaacaattcctggacgtatgtcatcaaacttgacatgaaggttgggcctgaccagtagatgacccctattgattttagggctcattgggtcaaaggtcaaggtcacagtgaccttaaatggtaaaataattttaaagcttgtccgagtgataactcaacaatgcctagacctatggtcatcaaacttgatatgaaggttgggcctgcccagtagatgactcctatcgactttgggggtcatcagaccaaggtcactgtcacagtaaccttgaacgcaaaaaagttaacaaatcttctcccattgatatctcaacaatgcctgaatctatgatcattaaacttgacatggatgttaagcctgaccagtagatcacctttattaattttaggattcatagagccaaaggtcaaggtcacagtgttcttgaatggtaaaaggttgtccgagtgataacaatgcctgaacccatggccttcaaacttgacttggagttgcatctgacttgtagatgaccccctatgatttaaggggtcaaaggtcaaggtcacagtgaccttgaacgaaaaaaacttgtcagtgtgataacatgacaatgcctgcacccatggccctccaacttgacatttaggtttctggtgaccagctgatgactctggattttgagttcatagagtaaaaggtcatggtcataacacactctatcctcacactttaatggtcataatcttaaaactgcctgaacggcaacaaatcagctgtcatttcggtccatgcatatttcattcaattgtccatataatcctgacaacatggcggtcagggggggcataatgtttgacaaacatctcttgttttattgaatactATGTGATATCCACTAGTTGCATTACGCTGAATCAGTCTGCATGATTGTTAATTCTTataatatagttttgtttatattatgtgaTTGACATGATACTCAGGCGTTTAAGAGTTTTAAGGCTGATCCATATCATATGTGTTTACCCCTGCAGGTTGTTCGCCAATACATTTTGGAATTCATCAGCCCCATATCTCTGCCCCACGGTGCTCATCTGCTGGGGGCAATTGCCGTTGCATGGAATGATCGGCGCAAAAAGGCTCATGGAAAACCTAGCAAGAAGGTAAGtgttattacatttaaattctCATATAGTACAAGGCAGCAagattaaataatttgaaagtttAGCCGTAATTTAAATCGTGgtcatgcaaaaactttaacctttgACTGTGACTTAAAAACTTACCGTACTCATCACAGAAAAACAGACAATGGTTGGAATCCTCATGCTGTTATTAAGCCTTATGCTGTTCAACACCTCTGTCTTGTGCCCCTACAACCTAACATTTCTATGTGTCCATCCAGTCATATGATGTGAATTACTTATTGCCTTACAATGTGCCTTTATATATTTTCTCTGTGTCCAGTTTGGTTGTGATGCAAGTGAGGACCAGCTACTTCTTGTGGACCTTGTGGCAGCCATCAAGGTGCTCCCCATGGACACTCTCATAAACACAGTACGGGACGTCCTCTCTAACCCACCCCATAGTGAGCTTAATAGGAAGGTAAGAATATATTACATACATTCTTGCAAACCAACTCTACAACAAATTCAGTAGGAAGTTTAATAGGGATTATTATACGCCCAGATATTAATAAATGGAGGCTATATATTAACGTTGAATTCCCTTGTTCTGTCCTGTCCTGTACCACAGGTCACTTCCCacttcataaattttaaatatcttgCAGAACGATAACTGAAAAACTTACAAAACTTCCTATATAGGTACAAGTCACGTAACATATTGCTTACATGTTCAAACATTATTCTGACTACAATTtaggagttatgccccttgttaaAATTAGAAGGAAAATTATTTCCCATCTTGTCCAGCACTACTTATTAATGAATGTATTGTAGAAAGATTGGTGAAAGTTATCAAACTAAATACGGTACATAGGTTCATTTTAGGCAGTTTATTGCTGGTATGTAGTTACATCACTCTGAACTAACTATTTCATggaattttctaaaaaaaaattccacACATGGATACATGTCAAACATGCTATCACATCACTTTAAGGTTAATTGGATTTCAAACCAGTGAACATGTCTGATAGTAGGATGCTGACATGTTTTCACATTACTGACTTCACTTTTCGAGGAGTTTGTTTTTTGCACctttgtcaaaataaataaacaaaagtatgcaaaattaatttcttaaacaaaatttcttaaacaaaaaagttgaaTTTTACCATTCCTTTGTTCAGGCAACATTTGGGGGGATTACACTGAGTTAAGTGCACACAAGACAGAGGAAGTAGCGCAAAGCGACAAAAATCTATAAAACCCTACAGGAATATTGATTGAAATAGCTttatcttaaaacatttatttaagcaACTATAATATGCTCTCATCTGAGACTATAGTCAAACTCAATCTTATATTTTTGCAGAAGAACTCTCCGCTGGAGGTGAACATGTTGCAGTTTTTCTATGCATATGTTGAGCGTACATTGCCTGGCCAGCTGAGTGACTCCTGGCCGGCTCTTTGCACACTTCTTAAGGATGCTCTACAGCTAAACCTGAAGGCACAGGGACAGTTTCTCCTGCTGCTGTATGTACACTCCAGAGTTATTTCATGGATAGGCTCTCTTGTTTGTAATATACCCAAATACATTGTTGTAGAAAATTTATGTATAGTGttctgtataaaaaaaaatcaaatcgaCATTTTGTAAGAAGAATTTTTGAAAGGAGTCAAATGAGACAGGCTACTTAAGTTAATGTTTTGCTCCCAAATGGTTCTTAATTGAGTGTGGAAATGAATTTAggtatgtaaatattgtatgaTGATCACTAGGTTACATTTTGATCCTATATTTGTACCCTTTCAGCATATTCAATGAGTTTGTCCAGAAGACGCCAGCTATGGTTGAGAAACGTAACCAGCGTGAAGTACAGGAACTGGCCCAACGTCTGCTGGAGGGCGTGGCCAACATCGCGGGGCTTAGTCTGGAACAGACTACATGGCTGAGAAAGAACTATGCTGTCAAGCCCGGGCCTCAGGTCGCTGAGGAGGGGGAGGTTGAAGAGGCAAGCTTCACGGAGGATGGTAGGAACACTTACATGTATTATGCAAATATGTCACGTAAAGGATTACTCTATGGCTACACTTTCATATGTTAAGCAATTTCCTCATGCATTTTTCACACTAAGAGATTTGCTCACAGTGTAATGCTTTGCTTAagatttatttatgataatatgaaCTTAATCAATAGAAAATCATTTTCTGTGTTTGTAGACTCGGTGTTGACCCAGAAGAGAGTACCTGACCTTGACCCTACCAAGGCTAATTCTGCAGACAGTAAATATAGTGTGCAGGCTCTCACCAACCTGGCGGAGGTTTGTACTGCATGGAAAATGTGTCGGCCTTACTGGCAGAAAAAATGTTCAGCATTCTAAAAAACTACTAAAAACAAATCGCCTATTTCAGTAATAGTAAAACTTACTGTAAGTCAAAAATTGACTGTACAAACTGtcaaagttattgaaataaaggCTCAGTTTCAGTTGTGTGGTTTTACTTAAATAGCATTGTGATTTGTCCCCATGCTAGTTATTGCATGGTAGGTGCTCTGCCTACTGGGTACTGTTCTGATATGaaaattaatgaatgaatggaaGGAAAATACTTTTTTGCGTACTGGACAAGTGTTTTTTATCATGTGTTGGAAATGTAATTCTCTTCCCCAATACAAGATCAACCAATGGCAACAATGTGccaattgaacatttattatttattttatgtttttaagtacaaataaataaatgtttttgaaaatagatCTGTAAAAGACTAGCATCAgaattcataaaatttaaaaataaaaggcattcaaaacaaatgttcaatCATGTTTGTGTACCTATATTTGTGTCCATCCAGATAACGGCTCCTCTGCTGGACGTGATCTACAGCAGCGAAGAGAAGGACAAAGTTGCCCCTTTCCTCATTAGTCTTCTCTACAACATCTTCCCATACCTCAAAGCCCACAGGTACGTCCCATACAAATGCCTCTTCTGTTACACTTATCCAGGCGCTTAGCTGACTGTACGCAAATACACAGTTGCGTAAGGAAATTTTAACAGGTCAAAGTTTTTGTTATACCAAAAAccacaaatttgaaataaaacccAAAGGGTAGGGCTGAAGGGGTTAATATACCCCAAGGCATCAATATGGGTAATCCCAAAAGCCCTAGCTATGGGTCTAATATCCATCGCAAAATTTATTGCATGTGTTTTACTTTCTTATGGACTTTATCGTACATTATgcgtttttatttgtttttaaaaagaacaagTGATTCtggaaaataatgttattttcccTGTGTTATTGAAACACTGTTGAAATTAAAGTGGCTTGctacacatattttatatgtttccCAATATTCCTTTTAGTCATTTTTGTcatgaaaaaaattgaaattcatATGTATGCTTTCTTATTTTCAGCACAAACAATCTGCCAAGTATCCGAGCAGCATCCCAGTTTGTCTCCTCAATCAGCAGCTATCAGTACACAAAGAAGGCGTGGCGAAGGGAGGTTTTTGAGTTGCTCCTGGACCCCAGCTTCTTCCAGATGGACATGGAGAGTGTCGGCTACTGGACCGCCATAGTGGACAACCTCATGACGCATGATAAGACCACATACAAGGACCTCATGGGTAATGGGGGGTCTAAAAAGTCTGTTCGAGAAAGTTATTTTGGGTTCATTGATAATTGCATTATTGTGAGGCACAACGTGTGGAATTAGCAGTGGAACATATTAACATTCTAATTATTTTAGTACTCAATTAGGCAGTTTTTTGCATGGCATCCAAttacttttaatgttttgtttggcAACTGTAATAATTCTGACAGTTAGTTGACATGAATGTTTATAAGTGTTTGTAgataacatacatacatgtagacttTATCTAATACATTAGTATATACAAGCAACTGAATATACTCCAATCTACTTGTTCCAGCTCGTGTTTCGATGGCACAGACTGGTTCCCTGAGCCTGTTTACAAGCCGGGAGGCAGAGATCGATCTGAAGGCCAGCATGCTGAAACGCCTTGCCTTTACTGTGCTGTGTAGCGAGCCAGACCAGTACCAGAAATCCATACCGGAAATACAGGGTGTGTTTGATGTcctataaacatacatatttggatgtctacatttgtttatatgttttaccgtacatacatatatgtatgtcctataaataacaatagctcaaattgttgaatgtttaattgaaatttggtacacatgttctcAATAGCCATGTTATCAAGTGTTATCACTCAAGTCTTAATGTTTGTTGATAAAACCAAATTTTTGCCATAGACCTTTGCTACTCAATTATAATTAGGGTTTTggccaggttttaaaaaagacAGGTTGCTGCAGAAGAGGTGCAGTTACAAACTttatattatgaatttgacaaacAGTGTTTGGGATggtgtttaattgaattttataatattattatataaaggtttcaaatgctaaatatataaactttgtatgtatttatgatttaattataagttctgatcaaaacaaagaaatatttgacagtcttgAGTATTGAACTCTATGAAGGTTGAAAGGAGACAAATATATCatactggtctccatgagggaaAAATGGTGCTAACCAATAAAAGAGACAGGCTGCAGCACCCTGCCATATCTCTTTAGCTAAAACTCTGATTATAATAGAGATATTGCAAATGATGAAATCTAAATCATTCCGAACATACTTACCATACTTGAGcatcaggccccaatatcatgaaaatacttaagtcaaatctcaaactcaatctcaactcatttaaccatataacatcaaaatttattgaaaaaatatatgtttttatacattttttaaaccgCATTCTATCATCGAGTATTTTGATTGAAACCTTTGGTTTAGGTTCCAAtggaaaaatattctacagccaaatcGACTTAAGtacaattcattgccttttaacaattactcaagtatattttttgctctagaaaaagttttctttgaaaaattgtcaaaatcacaTTATATGAGAACATACGTTATCAAgaagtataaaaacattcaaggtTTTGACCAACcctatgcttttatgtggtaaaatgagttgagattgagattaggatttgacttaagtatattggtgatattggggccagatcTTTGCACAAGCACAAGATGGAGCACTTTTGTCAGACAAGATATTCACAGTTACTCAATTAAAGATTAATAAACTCCTCAAATATGTTTCTGATCCATTGCAGAGAAGCTAGCCGAGTCCCTACGTATCCTGCAGGCACCGTCAGTGATGGCACAGGTGTTCACATGTTTCCGTGTCCTCATGCTCCGAGTCTCGCCACAACACCTCACCTCCATGTGGCCCACTATCATCACAGAACTGGTACACTTTTAACATAGTGCATTGGTATGATTGGGACTAGCACAGGCTACTGTGCGAGAGTTGGGTGTTTTTATGATCaactataattatattgattaatattttctgtctgttttttatatttattcctttgcttaataaaaagtaataacagttaacattaaattaaaacacagaTTCTCTAGCGTTcctacttttatatttttaatactatttaaaaaggCTGCCTATTTTATCAACCTATTATTCCTACTTTTTGTGAAAATGCTGATTTAAAGatcaatttttatgtatatttcttaatattgttCACTGATTGCCTCATGACTCCAATGTGGCATATATAAGTTGATTGAAATATTGCTGACCTGAGATGGCCTGATTGGTATAACTTATTTTCATCAACTTAAAACTGTCAATCAGGGCTTATAGTTTCATTTCTGGTTTGATGAAATACTTATAagacattaaacaatttttgttgATATATAGAAAATTGTTGTAAACTGATCTTAAACTGATGTACATGATTCCTTAGAAAAGGAagagataaacaaatatttatcattatttaaaatatattttcagatccatgtttttctgcaaattgaacaagagctgtcaactGAGACAGAGGAATTTATGTAAGTGCCCTACTTGATTTCCATCGTTATTTCACTTTAGTTGGataaatgataacacaattatGAGAAGGATGAATTATGCAAGCtactgtattttaaaaaatcatttaaattgaaggttgtgggttcaaacccacaaatgttttaaaagtattttttatctacattcattttatttgttgaaatgcaTTCAAACTTATCAAAGGCTACaaattaaaatttctttaaaaataaattgaagatGAAGTTTGAAAATGCACTTTCAGagtttttatgaaattatttacCTTACATCATGTATTTAAGCTCAAATGAGCTAAACGGCTGGGTGACTTTAGGTAAAAAAAAGTAAGTCAATTTTCTCCTCTTCTTGAAAGGTCTTCTGTCAATTTATTCAAACCTTTTCTGATAATTTCATGCCACAGCCCTTCCATTTCTCCTTTTGAGTGATTAAATTTTTATGTTGACAGTTTTTTCCAGAAAAAGTATTTCCATCAGTTTCGCATAGTCTGCAGTGTCTTAGGCATACTACACTATTAATCTTAGGGCTATAACTCAAACCCCTTTGAAGTAATTAATAACATGAAGCAGTTCtgacagttaaaaaaaaagttttttgtttcGTGCACATGCTACtattacaatatacatatatgaattaAAGCGCAGAAATTGGGCTTAGATGATTGTTGTGTGATGCCCAGAAAAGGAAATGTATATCAATACCAACATGAGCTAAAT
The DNA window shown above is from Mya arenaria isolate MELC-2E11 chromosome 6, ASM2691426v1 and carries:
- the LOC128237416 gene encoding protein dopey-1-like isoform X3, producing the protein MSALSILAEECELLNDSKYRSYITQIEKALKSFDNTSEWADLISALGKLNKVLLAHVKYPVIPKRVTIGKRLAQCLHPALPSGVHMKALETYDIIFKCIGTDRLAQDLFIYSAGLFPLLGHAAMNVKTILLMIYERHFVTLGKRIKPGLNGLLLGLLPGLEEGSEFYDQTDALLMDFCECTEPSYFYTCLWECVHSCPSVRLPASSFLLAHYNRKQSMEDQLHMVGLNITLMVEALCCGVQDASVLVQRSMLDFLLVAFPLHNSQLIHSDMAKVVKAAINVLLRRDMSLNRRFYAWLLGTSTTMSAGHEVKSKAENSDLNDSSVELRYFEKYSQDLLVQALRHTLTESPDITDGSSVKSAVLKPFRILISLLDKPEIGPVILESVLLSIFRCLHREFQQSKSEKSVRSGKFSQKGDTSAYDELLKTANLLFGTFEPYFIWDYASRIFEHACEGRGKGKHGASRQGSVIEGQETATVEDLCELLVFLLDSVSLETFSETQTEHLPNLLHNIILSLDHHCGRLADHDIITTLQLCTKMLSKVQPTMTTSWSHDDPCHQSCDLGVEVEVNYLGRSDIPSADSKPLDIEEAEQLNKHLKLVAGKVEPKPANNKPDTTKIAGTEKPKSANNKPDTRKIDTKDDIPDSETERKPMKALTRTHSKHNKSVNLMQQCINSFQEFFHTLVSLKLIKDKDLPTKLFKGVVKDVIDSSPAYKTGIDGEQCSVPPEKVLFVPYDEEILETFSAACQLFVEFASFPMYGQDPCSRDSSSDKNPMPQWVQDLVVCSLNVDNFQVQSAAISTMLDLVILTQSVQTDLKTSSDVDSREGVMSIQILPTLHFQHLRFLVESTHFFSRSAEVLWGYLGAKTPVCHQTTVKLFHILHQVAPSTWVCEDVIGNQLSHTDETVQIEAFKRFTTLWHLTRTRKTDVIPGKPHRTFTRSMFVLLDALKDETSPLKVLATTWLSHVLQQGDISRVMEPLLQMLLHPDTARVSVQHVNIHQPRKVHLSESNDDTSEANIYAISSEGGNVIYHVSTPKTIAKKSSTDELKSYALTFLCEKGTHTAPSRSRSEQELHFDKVDPSNLSLKINPFGSESSIDNLMLDFLPAASSKEGEISRAKRLDKETCSREGISFNVQDESSKDVSEDEQGRDSSVTSSVENIAKDIVDSIIKTVVHPDENENTISNVNTILKEDVKQENTRDKCKTDAVNEVKKSESESRIGSPRKVIQRTESVTSSNAGDHELLNRVQKQRVDSPTPSEKDTPMYQELERDTTNIHTLHMHILLYTQKYDYERTLYALSTLKAMLAACPRMLVTSLVTTNISSLKAPQLAKLQLLLARHRKSVFGKSFFGEIPSETMSTYRSSMFIEVLISVCLYFVRGYYPNLMMSKLSCDELLGNKQVHILAAETLTLMMSEVASIMKDSGKNFVSYIGDLFQRCKVQKALLHCVLAVIYNARKRKDSEAGFKFTEAVVTFNEDQLQPAVNEAFLVKLLDLLVVMVTVEEQIGKYQSVSESTPASEWDRLKVSYQPSLNNVRYTLGHPIVQQGMFVSGLLSALKQTHMCHLHRHWVGLVTATLPRMGRYLPGIVMTVVAQLCRNIEALAVHYETDGKGSTSLENIPPDHILTMLEGLMSLCHYCLLDNVSPVSIGQQTPSSANNNAANAAGTNILSNLFHVFNPVNSRETSPQREIGVVSPVMDARNNILSVMPRIMACLTALWRAVNIVDKHDEWSTLTLGAPKVVRQYILEFISPISLPHGAHLLGAIAVAWNDRRKKAHGKPSKKFGCDASEDQLLLVDLVAAIKVLPMDTLINTVRDVLSNPPHSELNRKKNSPLEVNMLQFFYAYVERTLPGQLSDSWPALCTLLKDALQLNLKAQGQFLLLLIFNEFVQKTPAMVEKRNQREVQELAQRLLEGVANIAGLSLEQTTWLRKNYAVKPGPQVAEEGEVEEASFTEDDSVLTQKRVPDLDPTKANSADSKYSVQALTNLAEITAPLLDVIYSSEEKDKVAPFLISLLYNIFPYLKAHSTNNLPSIRAASQFVSSISSYQYTKKAWRREVFELLLDPSFFQMDMESVGYWTAIVDNLMTHDKTTYKDLMARVSMAQTGSLSLFTSREAEIDLKASMLKRLAFTVLCSEPDQYQKSIPEIQEKLAESLRILQAPSVMAQVFTCFRVLMLRVSPQHLTSMWPTIITELIHVFLQIEQELSTETEEFILMCDSFDNEAQVQRIAALDSSWAHLGNGLNAHNNPSWLQLYLSACKLLDLCLALPADKVPQFQLYRWAFIGGAAAGEGNEEIEEEDSVDSRGRRKEQPRRRKQARFNPHIIRLARLLNTKLQGDVPMMKMVPGRPLLTITHLRSLQELQPFFNTLCLANQSDNIVLAARQLGARLVRNQTGGLTNGHADTNVGHSGVNQSESRVKPSGPMGKGLPKSKSVPAFPLNQLSPDSVTGSDVKSTKQYIEELLLRDFLEPMT